A single window of Scylla paramamosain isolate STU-SP2022 chromosome 27, ASM3559412v1, whole genome shotgun sequence DNA harbors:
- the LOC135114125 gene encoding protein salvador homolog 1-like isoform X1: protein MLSSSRKKDITASCDSLAGKYIKKESPPEVPIINIWPNASQSDMRKRKSSHAPPYVSSTNPPSHQASPMLQKYSAGSRGQVSGKPHGGTEGKYTPNVGEVVQRMGGLYLGNRSSMDGMLKQQAPPPSAMFNHTYVNHYTGSQHSLDQILYGPSHIRSPLDQPPQHGASFSFLVHSGQKQLSQSSTHLGGGSPQPPSPRLEQELPLPPGWSVDYTLRGRKYYIDHNTKTTHWSHPLEKEGLPAGWERIESLEHGVYYVNHITRQAQYEHPCAQQYLPRIPENTAMGPHRALPIPHHTDFRQPLSLMPASPYLHEEIPYWLRVYSQASPDHDHKLRWELFRLPELDCYQAMLNRLFKHELHGIVMSYEMYRIALTREIERRMQQMNITTGTGRSGSGVTITEITDEDDHGEHINTPEHFKQQILNADNLFESKVKRVYHL, encoded by the exons ATGTTGTCCAGTTCACGTAAAAAGGACATAACAGCAAGTTGTGACAGCTTAGCggggaaatacataaaaaaggaaTCCCCTCCAGAAGTTCCAATAATAAATATATGGCCAAATGCCAGCCAGAGTGAcatgagaaaacgaaagagcaGCCATGCTCCACCTTATGTGAGCAGCACCAATCCGCCCTCCCACCAGGCCTCTCCTATGCTTCAGAAATACTCGGCTGGATCAAGAGGACAAGTCAGCGGGAAGCCTCATGGAGGCACAGAGGGAAAATACACCCCAAATGTTGGAGAAGTAGTTCAGCGTATGGGGGGCCTCTACCTGGGCAATCGAAGCAGTATGGATGGCATGCTGAAGCAACAGGCACCCCCTCCTTCAGCAATGTTCAATCATACATATGTCAACCACTACACTGGTTCTCAGCATAGCTTAGATCAGATATTGTATGGTCCCAGTCACATCAGGTCTCCTCTAGATCAGCCACCACAACATGGAGCTAGTTTCTCTTTTTTGGTTCACTCTGGACAGAAGCAGTTGTCTCAATCCAGCACTCACTTGGGAGGTGGATCTCCACAGCCTCCTTCCCCAAGACTAGAGCAAGaactgcctcttcctcctggttGGTCAGTTGACTATACCTTAAGAGGACGCAAATATTACATTGATCATAATACAAAAACTACTCATTGGTCACATCCTTTGGAAAAAGAAGGACTTCCAGCCGGATGGGAGCGGATTGAGTCCCTAGAACATGGGGTATATTATGTCAACCACATCACCCGACAGGCTCAGTATGAGCACCCATGTGCACAGCAGTACCTTCCAAGGATTCCTGAGAACACTGCCATGGGGCCACACAGGGCTCTTCCCATTCCTCACCACACAGACTTCCGCCAGCCTTTGTCTCTGATGCCTGCCTCCCCatacctacatgaggaaatccCATACTGGCTTAGAGTCTACTCCCAGGCTTCCCCTGACCATGACCATAAGTTAAGGTGGGAGCTCTTTCGACTCCCGGAACTAGATTGTTACCAGGCCATGCTCAACAGGCTCTTTAAGCACGAGCTTCACGGGATTGTCATGAGTTATGAAATGTATCGCATAGCTTTGACTCGGGAGATTGAACGGAGGATGCAGCAGATGAATATAACAACAGGCACAGGAAGGAGTGGCAGCGGTGTGACCATCACTGAGATTACAGATGAAGATGACCATGGCGAGCACATCAACACCCCAGAACATTTCAAGCAGCAGATACTAAATGCTGACAACTTATTTGAGTCAAAAGT GAAGCGAGTATATCACCTGTAG
- the LOC135114125 gene encoding protein salvador homolog 1-like isoform X2, which yields MLSSSRKKDITASCDSLAGKYIKKESPPEVPIINIWPNASQSDMRKRKSSHAPPYVSSTNPPSHQASPMLQKYSAGSRGQVSGKPHGGTEGKYTPNVGEVVQRMGGLYLGNRSSMDGMLKQQAPPPSAMFNHTYVNHYTGSQHSLDQILYGPSHIRSPLDQPPQHGASFSFLVHSGQKQLSQSSTHLGGGSPQPPSPRLEQELPLPPGWSVDYTLRGRKYYIDHNTKTTHWSHPLEKEGLPAGWERIESLEHGVYYVNHITRQAQYEHPCAQQYLPRIPENTAMGPHRALPIPHHTDFRQPLSLMPASPYLHEEIPYWLRVYSQASPDHDHKLRWELFRLPELDCYQAMLNRLFKHELHGIVMSYEMYRIALTREIERRMQQMNITTGTGRSGSGVTITEITDEDDHGEHINTPEHFKQQILNADNLFESKV from the coding sequence ATGTTGTCCAGTTCACGTAAAAAGGACATAACAGCAAGTTGTGACAGCTTAGCggggaaatacataaaaaaggaaTCCCCTCCAGAAGTTCCAATAATAAATATATGGCCAAATGCCAGCCAGAGTGAcatgagaaaacgaaagagcaGCCATGCTCCACCTTATGTGAGCAGCACCAATCCGCCCTCCCACCAGGCCTCTCCTATGCTTCAGAAATACTCGGCTGGATCAAGAGGACAAGTCAGCGGGAAGCCTCATGGAGGCACAGAGGGAAAATACACCCCAAATGTTGGAGAAGTAGTTCAGCGTATGGGGGGCCTCTACCTGGGCAATCGAAGCAGTATGGATGGCATGCTGAAGCAACAGGCACCCCCTCCTTCAGCAATGTTCAATCATACATATGTCAACCACTACACTGGTTCTCAGCATAGCTTAGATCAGATATTGTATGGTCCCAGTCACATCAGGTCTCCTCTAGATCAGCCACCACAACATGGAGCTAGTTTCTCTTTTTTGGTTCACTCTGGACAGAAGCAGTTGTCTCAATCCAGCACTCACTTGGGAGGTGGATCTCCACAGCCTCCTTCCCCAAGACTAGAGCAAGaactgcctcttcctcctggttGGTCAGTTGACTATACCTTAAGAGGACGCAAATATTACATTGATCATAATACAAAAACTACTCATTGGTCACATCCTTTGGAAAAAGAAGGACTTCCAGCCGGATGGGAGCGGATTGAGTCCCTAGAACATGGGGTATATTATGTCAACCACATCACCCGACAGGCTCAGTATGAGCACCCATGTGCACAGCAGTACCTTCCAAGGATTCCTGAGAACACTGCCATGGGGCCACACAGGGCTCTTCCCATTCCTCACCACACAGACTTCCGCCAGCCTTTGTCTCTGATGCCTGCCTCCCCatacctacatgaggaaatccCATACTGGCTTAGAGTCTACTCCCAGGCTTCCCCTGACCATGACCATAAGTTAAGGTGGGAGCTCTTTCGACTCCCGGAACTAGATTGTTACCAGGCCATGCTCAACAGGCTCTTTAAGCACGAGCTTCACGGGATTGTCATGAGTTATGAAATGTATCGCATAGCTTTGACTCGGGAGATTGAACGGAGGATGCAGCAGATGAATATAACAACAGGCACAGGAAGGAGTGGCAGCGGTGTGACCATCACTGAGATTACAGATGAAGATGACCATGGCGAGCACATCAACACCCCAGAACATTTCAAGCAGCAGATACTAAATGCTGACAACTTATTTGAGTCAAAAGTGTAA